In the Malaya genurostris strain Urasoe2022 chromosome 1, Malgen_1.1, whole genome shotgun sequence genome, one interval contains:
- the LOC131431089 gene encoding broad-complex core protein isoforms 1/2/3/4/5-like isoform X1: MSTGLVDKSFASNDELFYLKWNNFQKNVSTQFEKLREEDDLVDITFACEGKKLTAHKLVLFACSPFFKDLLKKNPSPHPVFFMNDVKYDVLKAILEYMYLGEVHITNENLKDFIKTAEGLQIRGLSKENNALSNTQGDIVMPTSNQIPLRKDDKQDVENVHLLDEFCRKRPEPADLNHALIKRVKTVDSHVSAVGGQDNANVEPKVEMVEYLDADGANHPSPTYCSMDNFTEKSGSRNNLAHMSQLNAAGFTQTTTQASSSGHQQQQQQQQSQQQQHVQQHEYKSEEDSSWMDKSLDNISVNSEQQSGKYKTGKSSGSRSSRSNDDKTNCLTPRCCPVCSRLYSNVSNLRQHMRLIHNPTAVCCPICQKHFNSELYLKRHYSSIHSINPNSQGEGDLVDQKPPSAQLTTQQQQPPQQQQQQQTPQQTQQQQQQQQQQQQQASAQQAAAPPATNTWNPYHHHDTTQLVNPFIK, from the exons atgtcgactGGCCTGGTGGACAAATCGTTTGCCAGCAACGACGAGCTGTTCTACCTGAAatggaacaattttcaaaagaaCGTCAGCACCCAGTTTGAAAAACTCCGGGAGGAAGATGATCTTGTTGATATTACGTTTGCATgtgaaggtaaaaaattgaccgCACACAAACTGGTGCTGTTTGCTTGCAGTCCCTTTTTCAAGGATTTGCTAAAG aaaaatccaTCGCCCCATCCGGTGTTCTTCATGAACGATGTCAAATACGATGTGCTGAAGGCAATTTTGGAGTATATGTATTTGGGCGAAGTGCAcatcaccaatgaaaatttgaaggATTTCATCAAAACAGCCGAAGGGCTCCAGATTCGTGGGCTAAGCAAGGAAAATAAT GCTTTGTCCAACACACAGGGTGACATTGTGATGCCAACATCGAACCAGATTCCGCTGCGAAAGGATGATAAGCAGGATGTCGAGAATGTGCACCTGCTGGATGAGTTTTGTCGCAAACGTCCCGAACCGGCCGATCTCAATCATGCTTTGATTAAGCGTGTGAAAACAGTTGACTCTCACGTATCGGCAGTCGGTGGACAAGACAACG CTAATGTGGAACCCAAAGTCGAAATGGTCGAATACTTGGATGCCGATGGAGCAAATCATCCGTCACCGACGTACTGCAGTATGGACAACTTTACTGAAAAAAGTGGTTCTCGGAATAATTTAGCCCATATGAGTCAACTGAATGCAG ctggATTCACACAAACCACGACTCAAGCTAGTAGTTCGGGGCatcagcaacaacagcaacagcagcaatcacagcaacaacaacatgtGCAACAGCATGAGTACAAATCGGAAGAAGACAGCAGCTGGATGGATAAATCATTGGACAACATTTCAGTGAACTCCGAGCAGCAAAGTGGTAAATACAAAACTGGAAAGTCCAGCGGAAGTCGATCAAGTCGTTCTAATGACGACAAAACTAACTGCTTGACCCCGCGATGCTGTCCGGTATGTTCTCGCCTCTACTCTAACGTGTCCAATTTGAGACAACACATGCGCTTGATCCACAACCCGACTGCTGTCTGTTGCCCGATCTGCCAGAAACACTTCAACTCTGAACTTTACCTGAAGCGACACTACTCCTCTATCCATTCGATCAATCCGAACAGCCAGGGTGAGGGAGATCTAGTAGATCAGAAGCCCCCATCGGCACAACTGACCACTCAACAGCAACAACCTccgcaacagcaacaacaacaacagacccCACAGCAAActcaacaacagcaacagcagcaacaacagcagcagcagcaagcaTCAGCACAACAAGCGGCTGCCCCGCCAGCTACCAACACCTGGAACCCATATCATCATCATGACACTACGCAGCTTGTGAATCCCTTCATTAAATAA
- the LOC131431089 gene encoding ras-interacting protein RIP3-like isoform X2, producing MSTGLVDKSFASNDELFYLKWNNFQKNVSTQFEKLREEDDLVDITFACEGKKLTAHKLVLFACSPFFKDLLKKNPSPHPVFFMNDVKYDVLKAILEYMYLGEVHITNENLKDFIKTAEGLQIRGLSKENNGDIVMPTSNQIPLRKDDKQDVENVHLLDEFCRKRPEPADLNHALIKRVKTVDSHVSAVGGQDNANVEPKVEMVEYLDADGANHPSPTYCSMDNFTEKSGSRNNLAHMSQLNAAGFTQTTTQASSSGHQQQQQQQQSQQQQHVQQHEYKSEEDSSWMDKSLDNISVNSEQQSGKYKTGKSSGSRSSRSNDDKTNCLTPRCCPVCSRLYSNVSNLRQHMRLIHNPTAVCCPICQKHFNSELYLKRHYSSIHSINPNSQGEGDLVDQKPPSAQLTTQQQQPPQQQQQQQTPQQTQQQQQQQQQQQQQASAQQAAAPPATNTWNPYHHHDTTQLVNPFIK from the exons atgtcgactGGCCTGGTGGACAAATCGTTTGCCAGCAACGACGAGCTGTTCTACCTGAAatggaacaattttcaaaagaaCGTCAGCACCCAGTTTGAAAAACTCCGGGAGGAAGATGATCTTGTTGATATTACGTTTGCATgtgaaggtaaaaaattgaccgCACACAAACTGGTGCTGTTTGCTTGCAGTCCCTTTTTCAAGGATTTGCTAAAG aaaaatccaTCGCCCCATCCGGTGTTCTTCATGAACGATGTCAAATACGATGTGCTGAAGGCAATTTTGGAGTATATGTATTTGGGCGAAGTGCAcatcaccaatgaaaatttgaaggATTTCATCAAAACAGCCGAAGGGCTCCAGATTCGTGGGCTAAGCAAGGAAAATAAT GGTGACATTGTGATGCCAACATCGAACCAGATTCCGCTGCGAAAGGATGATAAGCAGGATGTCGAGAATGTGCACCTGCTGGATGAGTTTTGTCGCAAACGTCCCGAACCGGCCGATCTCAATCATGCTTTGATTAAGCGTGTGAAAACAGTTGACTCTCACGTATCGGCAGTCGGTGGACAAGACAACG CTAATGTGGAACCCAAAGTCGAAATGGTCGAATACTTGGATGCCGATGGAGCAAATCATCCGTCACCGACGTACTGCAGTATGGACAACTTTACTGAAAAAAGTGGTTCTCGGAATAATTTAGCCCATATGAGTCAACTGAATGCAG ctggATTCACACAAACCACGACTCAAGCTAGTAGTTCGGGGCatcagcaacaacagcaacagcagcaatcacagcaacaacaacatgtGCAACAGCATGAGTACAAATCGGAAGAAGACAGCAGCTGGATGGATAAATCATTGGACAACATTTCAGTGAACTCCGAGCAGCAAAGTGGTAAATACAAAACTGGAAAGTCCAGCGGAAGTCGATCAAGTCGTTCTAATGACGACAAAACTAACTGCTTGACCCCGCGATGCTGTCCGGTATGTTCTCGCCTCTACTCTAACGTGTCCAATTTGAGACAACACATGCGCTTGATCCACAACCCGACTGCTGTCTGTTGCCCGATCTGCCAGAAACACTTCAACTCTGAACTTTACCTGAAGCGACACTACTCCTCTATCCATTCGATCAATCCGAACAGCCAGGGTGAGGGAGATCTAGTAGATCAGAAGCCCCCATCGGCACAACTGACCACTCAACAGCAACAACCTccgcaacagcaacaacaacaacagacccCACAGCAAActcaacaacagcaacagcagcaacaacagcagcagcagcaagcaTCAGCACAACAAGCGGCTGCCCCGCCAGCTACCAACACCTGGAACCCATATCATCATCATGACACTACGCAGCTTGTGAATCCCTTCATTAAATAA